From the Bdellovibrio reynosensis genome, one window contains:
- a CDS encoding MATE family efflux transporter, whose amino-acid sequence MSQSKFFHESKLLAKLAGPIIVGQIGQNLITLADTIMVGALGPLALGAAAFAGSIFIVFLIFGIGMLAPVTALFARMQGQANFPYGGVLLRHSVAVAVGISGFIIGLLYLLLPNLKLFGQTPEVLDLGAKFFEIIAWSVLPSLLYISYKQFTDGIGKTKVAMYVMILGVVLNVFGNWVLIHGHLGFPKMGLYGAAYATLIARVLMAIIMMVYVHVHPQFKHYFKEPWIHRFDHHLIKSMIRLGLPNGLTYVFEVGAFSAAAIMVGWFGAGPLAAHQITISLASTSFLITLGIGIAATIRVGYELGRGDYPLARFAGFTAIKLGAVYMAICGVGFFALRHWLPTFYVKDPDVINLAALFFIVVAIFEIFDGVQAVAIGALRGMSDTQWPGIIAFVAYWIVGLPVGYLLAFHLGVGPVGIWIGLLIGLIIASIFLTFRFHILSNRFIHKSNDTP is encoded by the coding sequence CTAAGTTTTTTCACGAAAGTAAACTCTTAGCCAAACTTGCCGGTCCCATCATCGTTGGTCAAATTGGTCAAAACCTGATCACTTTGGCTGACACCATCATGGTGGGAGCATTGGGTCCCTTGGCTTTAGGTGCTGCGGCTTTTGCAGGCAGCATCTTTATCGTATTTCTGATTTTCGGTATCGGCATGTTAGCGCCGGTCACAGCCCTTTTTGCGCGCATGCAAGGCCAAGCAAACTTCCCTTATGGCGGAGTTTTATTGCGCCATAGTGTGGCGGTGGCTGTCGGAATCAGCGGTTTTATTATTGGGCTCTTGTATTTGCTCTTACCGAACTTAAAACTTTTTGGGCAAACTCCGGAAGTTTTGGATCTAGGCGCGAAGTTTTTTGAGATCATTGCGTGGTCGGTACTGCCAAGCCTTCTTTATATCTCCTACAAGCAATTTACAGACGGCATTGGAAAAACCAAGGTCGCAATGTATGTGATGATCCTTGGAGTCGTGCTGAACGTTTTCGGCAACTGGGTCTTGATTCACGGGCATTTAGGTTTCCCGAAAATGGGACTTTATGGTGCCGCTTACGCCACGTTGATTGCGCGAGTTCTGATGGCAATCATCATGATGGTTTACGTTCACGTTCATCCTCAGTTTAAGCATTACTTTAAAGAACCATGGATTCATCGCTTTGATCATCACTTAATTAAAAGCATGATTCGTTTGGGACTTCCTAACGGTCTTACTTATGTTTTTGAAGTCGGTGCATTTTCCGCAGCAGCCATCATGGTTGGTTGGTTTGGTGCGGGTCCCCTGGCAGCTCATCAGATCACCATCAGCCTTGCGAGTACGAGCTTCTTAATTACCTTGGGTATTGGTATCGCAGCCACGATTCGCGTGGGTTATGAATTAGGCCGTGGAGATTATCCTTTAGCGCGCTTTGCCGGTTTTACGGCAATCAAATTGGGTGCAGTCTACATGGCAATTTGCGGAGTCGGATTCTTTGCTCTGCGCCACTGGCTTCCGACTTTTTACGTTAAAGATCCTGACGTTATAAATTTAGCAGCATTGTTCTTTATCGTGGTCGCTATCTTTGAGATCTTTGACGGAGTTCAAGCCGTGGCGATTGGCGCCCTAAGAGGAATGTCAGACACTCAGTGGCCTGGCATCATTGCATTTGTTGCTTACTGGATTGTGGGCCTGCCTGTTGGTTACTTACTAGCATTTCACTTAGGCGTGGGCCCCGTGGGAATTTGGATTGGTCTTTTGATCGGGCTTATCATTGCTTCGATATTCTTAACGTTCCGTTTTCACATTCTTAGCAATCGATTCATTCATAAATCAAATGACACCCCTTAA